One window from the genome of Candidatus Acidiferrales bacterium encodes:
- a CDS encoding T9SS type A sorting domain-containing protein: protein MSKFYKCIFLTSIISIVIGTNVFAFPSSVKRHSHPGVMSVLRTRPRVPSDFLSKFNFTASTGSFNSITSTGDTIPEVFDYDEGVSVALPIGFAFYFGGNPYSYVFASSNGWLSFNPLSRNDSLYKYADTLADADTRMLPFITPLDADLIVNNHIYYETDGSAPNRIFTVEWSQVVGYGNSVGPNATDQLSFQVKLYETTGEIQFIYQPGPDSSVAFDAYDTGTSIGLVDSLGEFISLSGMSTSATASSVTEIDSVKTPPSDGLTFSFVPTDHSLSVQATDFVATTDVGSVMISWKTQSEVGNAGFNILREDPNTSTFKLISSYTSNDSLRGLGTSSTGRSYDFTDYHVVSGSTFQYKIQSVSTGGVTKDLSTLSATVDVPNACALYQNYPNPFNPTTTIQFDLKAQSTVTLDIYNVLGQRVFENNYGTMNAGRFTKVVNMDMFASGMYFYRIVAIGNNGEKFVSMKKFVLMK from the coding sequence ATGAGCAAATTCTACAAATGCATATTCCTTACTTCGATTATTTCAATTGTGATCGGAACGAACGTTTTTGCTTTCCCGTCTTCAGTCAAAAGACATTCGCATCCCGGAGTCATGTCCGTCTTGAGAACCAGACCACGTGTACCATCTGACTTTCTAAGTAAATTCAATTTCACAGCTTCGACTGGATCGTTCAACAGTATCACTTCAACTGGAGATACGATTCCTGAGGTATTTGATTATGACGAAGGGGTATCGGTCGCGCTGCCGATCGGCTTCGCATTCTATTTCGGTGGAAACCCGTATTCCTATGTCTTCGCGTCGTCAAACGGGTGGCTTTCCTTTAACCCACTCTCTAGAAACGATTCACTTTACAAATACGCCGATACCCTTGCAGACGCGGATACAAGAATGCTGCCGTTCATCACGCCGTTGGATGCAGACCTTATCGTAAATAATCATATCTATTATGAGACAGATGGCAGTGCTCCCAATAGAATATTCACGGTTGAGTGGAGCCAGGTTGTCGGTTATGGGAACTCCGTCGGCCCTAATGCAACTGACCAGCTTTCATTCCAGGTTAAGCTTTACGAGACAACGGGCGAGATCCAATTTATTTACCAGCCGGGACCTGATTCCTCCGTCGCTTTCGACGCGTATGACACGGGTACTAGTATCGGGCTTGTCGATTCCCTGGGGGAATTCATATCGCTGAGCGGCATGAGCACTTCAGCAACGGCAAGCTCAGTGACGGAAATTGATTCCGTAAAAACGCCCCCCTCCGATGGGCTCACGTTCTCGTTCGTCCCAACGGATCACTCCCTTTCTGTTCAGGCGACGGATTTTGTTGCTACGACAGATGTCGGCTCCGTGATGATTTCATGGAAGACGCAGTCTGAGGTCGGCAACGCGGGATTCAACATTCTCCGCGAGGATCCAAATACTTCCACCTTCAAACTCATTTCGAGCTACACGAGCAACGACAGTCTTCGCGGCCTCGGCACGAGTAGCACCGGAAGAAGTTATGATTTTACCGACTACCATGTCGTTTCTGGCTCAACATTTCAGTATAAGATTCAAAGTGTTTCGACAGGCGGAGTAACGAAAGACTTGTCTACACTTTCCGCTACAGTGGATGTTCCGAATGCCTGCGCTCTTTACCAGAACTATCCAAACCCGTTCAACCCGACTACCACGATACAGTTCGACCTGAAGGCGCAATCGACGGTGACACTGGATATTTACAACGTTCTTGGACAGAGAGTTTTTGAGAACAACTATGGAACAATGAATGCCGGAAGGTTCACCAAGGTCGTGAACATGGACATGTTTGCGAGTGGAATGTACTTCTACCGGATCGTAGCGATTGGAAATAATGGCGAAAAATTTGTGTCGATGAAGAAATTTGTGTTGATGAAGTGA
- a CDS encoding T9SS type A sorting domain-containing protein, with product MRRSIYKLAATLVVALISAASISLIPLFARTTLAQTETAPTRNGDTLYIANLDNLAWLQDANNDTAWSDANDYFKQTANIDASPTSGWNSNAGFGPIGTSQLSNPFKGVYDGGGYLISGLHENNTSTLGGMFGYTASATLKNIVLVSESITANGTNAYVGGLLAFPDGNGGTTTVNGCSTSGTITSSSGSNIGGLVGISSSGTTIEDSYSSANVTCTSSSSPVGGLVGDNNGSIRNCYTIGGSVQGGSSADVGGLAGENNSGTVQYCYSANTITGGSSTATGGLIGYNYLGSVTNNFWDTDSSGSTGIQGYPTTGATGETTSNMKTESTFTGASWDFTNTWAINSNTNSGFPYLQTAPPDHSLPVQAIAFLATADMNSVTLSWNTQSEVDNAGFNILREDPGTSSFKLLASYIADGSLRGLGTSSTGRAYNYTDDKIISGSTYQYEIQSVSTNGTTKDLSTLTVTVDVPKNYALYQNYPNPFNPSTTIRFDLKEQSMVILEIYDVLGQRVYSENYGSMNAGRFDEVVNMDRFASGVYFYHITAQGNDGQKFDNVKKLMLIK from the coding sequence ATGAGAAGAAGTATATACAAGTTAGCTGCAACATTGGTCGTTGCTTTGATCAGCGCTGCAAGCATTTCGCTTATCCCGTTATTTGCGCGGACAACTCTGGCACAGACAGAAACAGCACCCACACGAAATGGGGACACACTATACATAGCAAATCTTGACAACCTCGCTTGGCTTCAGGATGCGAACAATGACACCGCATGGAGTGATGCGAACGATTACTTCAAACAGACAGCGAACATAGATGCGTCGCCGACCTCGGGTTGGAACTCAAATGCTGGCTTTGGACCGATCGGGACTTCGCAGCTTTCTAACCCTTTCAAAGGCGTTTACGATGGAGGAGGTTATTTAATATCGGGCCTACATGAAAACAATACGAGTACTTTAGGAGGGATGTTCGGTTATACCGCTTCGGCGACTCTAAAAAATATCGTGCTTGTTAGCGAGAGCATCACTGCGAATGGAACCAACGCGTATGTTGGTGGCTTGCTCGCGTTTCCGGATGGCAATGGCGGGACCACCACCGTTAACGGGTGCTCCACTTCTGGAACTATAACATCCAGCAGTGGATCAAACATCGGCGGTCTTGTTGGTATAAGCAGCTCAGGAACAACCATAGAGGACAGCTACAGCTCCGCAAACGTTACCTGCACCTCGAGTAGCAGCCCCGTTGGCGGGTTGGTAGGTGATAATAATGGATCGATAAGAAACTGTTACACTATAGGAGGAAGCGTTCAGGGCGGCAGTAGTGCTGACGTGGGAGGATTGGCGGGTGAAAACAACAGTGGCACCGTTCAATACTGTTACAGTGCTAACACCATCACAGGTGGATCCTCAACCGCTACTGGCGGTCTCATCGGATACAACTATCTTGGCTCGGTCACCAATAACTTCTGGGACACAGACTCTTCCGGATCTACCGGGATCCAGGGCTATCCTACGACGGGCGCAACGGGCGAAACAACATCAAATATGAAAACGGAATCGACCTTCACCGGCGCCAGCTGGGATTTCACGAACACATGGGCGATAAATTCAAACACCAACAGTGGATTTCCCTATTTGCAAACTGCCCCGCCAGATCATTCTCTTCCCGTCCAGGCAATCGCCTTCCTTGCGACCGCCGACATGAATTCCGTAACTCTGTCATGGAACACGCAATCTGAAGTTGATAATGCAGGATTCAACATACTTCGCGAAGACCCAGGAACAAGTTCTTTCAAACTGCTGGCAAGTTACATCGCCGACGGCAGCCTCCGGGGTCTCGGGACCAGCAGCACAGGAAGAGCCTACAATTACACGGATGACAAAATAATTTCCGGTTCTACGTATCAATATGAAATCCAGAGTGTCTCGACAAACGGAACGACTAAAGACTTATCCACTCTCACCGTTACCGTAGATGTACCGAAGAATTATGCATTATACCAGAACTATCCGAACCCGTTCAACCCGAGTACTACGATACGGTTCGACCTCAAGGAGCAATCGATGGTTATTCTGGAGATCTATGATGTTCTGGGTCAACGAGTGTATTCGGAGAACTACGGCAGCATGAATGCCGGAAGATTCGACGAAGTCGTGAACATGGACAGGTTTGCCAGTGGAGTTTACTTCTACCATATCACAGCGCAAGGAAATGACGGACAGAAGTTCGACAACGTAAAGAAGCTAATGCTGATAAAGTAG
- a CDS encoding right-handed parallel beta-helix repeat-containing protein, whose protein sequence is MFGKLIPYSKCDSERIAAADKRKDACLIFAWFAAVIIFISIGAAGSALFAATVAVNTTSDTHASSPSTSANDGSGNISLRSAIEYADYHSGTTVSVGSGTYNLTLGEIQIGAISTPTTTTINGAGAGSTIINQTDGTNRIFDIDPSIGGGIACTITGVTIENGKDKADGFGGGGIIDGNGGTGTSDHLTLTNCTIQNNTAYGDASTQEPVAGGVEMDGGYLTLTNCTISSNTLVTNTYGGDATGAGVSFAPFATSETLTISGCTFSNNTINVSSASGQGAGLQIDNTIVGGAGVSITNTVFSNNTFASAGTNKGEGGGIFVSEGGTLTMTGCTFTSNSAGGTGGIGGAIFSNGGTANINYCRFSGNSATSDANINVTGGGTVSATNDWWASNSGATGISAGVTATPYLKLTNTAARTTINSGDTTKLTASFLTNSAGSTISASNLSALSGLGVSWGSLVLGTLSNQQTSISSGIATATFTAGGTAGSNGSAQASVDGGTATTSPTITVNVGPSVTVQPTNQTVNTGQGASFTSAASGSPSPTVQWQVSTNGGSTWNNIGGATSTTYSFTTASTDNGKEYRAVFTNTVSSVNSNAAILTVDFAPTVTTNPANDTVVVGNSASFTSAANGNPAPTVQWQVSTDGGTTWTNVPGATGTTYSFVASITENGYEYRAVFTNGVSSATSNPALLVVKDNSLAVEVSSFKAAASYSSVALTWQTQSEVDNAGFNILRADSGTNGFKLIAGFITNNGLRGIGTSSTGKVYNFTDDHVTAGSTYEYEIQGVSTSGAAKNIDTLTVSVAIPKDFALYQNYPNPFNPSTTIRFDLKEQSTVALDIYNVLGQRVLENNYGAMNAGRFNEVVNMDRFASGVYFYRIAAIGNNGQKFVSIKKLVLMK, encoded by the coding sequence ATGTTTGGAAAGTTGATACCATATTCAAAGTGTGATTCTGAGAGGATTGCTGCTGCCGACAAAAGAAAGGATGCCTGTTTAATCTTTGCCTGGTTCGCGGCCGTAATTATTTTCATTTCCATCGGTGCGGCGGGAAGTGCATTATTCGCAGCAACGGTCGCCGTCAATACGACGAGCGATACTCATGCTTCGAGTCCAAGTACGTCCGCAAATGATGGCTCAGGAAATATTTCACTGCGTTCGGCGATAGAGTATGCCGACTACCATTCAGGAACCACGGTCAGCGTCGGATCTGGTACGTATAACCTTACTCTTGGTGAAATTCAGATTGGCGCGATAAGCACGCCGACTACTACGACCATAAACGGTGCAGGTGCTGGTTCTACGATCATTAATCAAACGGATGGAACAAACCGCATATTCGACATTGATCCCAGCATCGGCGGCGGAATTGCGTGCACCATTACTGGAGTGACAATTGAAAACGGCAAAGACAAAGCCGATGGCTTCGGTGGCGGAGGGATCATAGATGGAAATGGAGGTACCGGTACGTCAGATCATTTGACGTTAACGAACTGCACCATCCAAAATAATACTGCATACGGTGACGCTTCAACTCAGGAGCCGGTAGCTGGTGGTGTAGAGATGGACGGCGGGTATTTAACGCTTACCAATTGTACCATCTCGTCAAATACGCTTGTCACGAACACTTATGGTGGTGACGCGACGGGAGCAGGCGTGTCCTTTGCTCCGTTCGCAACATCTGAGACACTGACGATTTCAGGTTGTACCTTTTCAAACAATACAATCAATGTGAGTAGTGCAAGTGGGCAGGGCGCCGGCCTACAAATAGACAACACTATAGTGGGCGGAGCTGGCGTGAGTATCACGAATACTGTATTCTCAAACAACACCTTTGCTTCGGCGGGGACGAATAAAGGGGAAGGCGGCGGTATTTTTGTCTCAGAAGGCGGAACGCTTACAATGACCGGATGTACCTTTACAAGCAACTCCGCCGGTGGAACGGGTGGCATCGGGGGAGCAATCTTTTCCAATGGCGGCACGGCTAATATCAACTACTGCCGTTTCTCAGGTAATAGTGCCACATCCGATGCGAACATTAACGTCACCGGGGGTGGCACGGTATCCGCGACCAATGATTGGTGGGCAAGTAATTCAGGAGCGACGGGCATAAGCGCTGGTGTAACGGCTACTCCTTACTTAAAATTGACAAACACTGCTGCCCGGACAACAATCAATTCAGGTGATACAACAAAGCTTACGGCGAGCTTTCTTACAAACTCTGCCGGCTCGACAATTTCCGCGAGCAACTTGAGTGCGTTGAGCGGGCTTGGTGTTTCATGGGGAAGCCTTGTACTTGGCACGCTCTCGAACCAACAAACTTCAATCTCAAGCGGAATCGCGACGGCAACGTTCACAGCTGGTGGAACCGCTGGAAGCAACGGCAGTGCGCAAGCAAGTGTTGACGGCGGGACGGCAACGACTTCGCCGACGATCACTGTGAATGTCGGCCCGAGCGTTACCGTGCAGCCAACTAACCAGACCGTGAATACCGGCCAGGGTGCCTCGTTCACCTCAGCCGCCAGTGGAAGTCCTTCACCGACAGTCCAGTGGCAGGTGAGCACAAATGGCGGCTCGACATGGAATAACATCGGAGGTGCCACGAGTACGACTTATTCGTTCACCACTGCATCGACCGACAATGGAAAAGAATACCGGGCAGTGTTCACGAACACCGTGAGCTCGGTGAACAGTAATGCTGCGATATTGACGGTGGATTTTGCTCCCACTGTTACAACAAACCCTGCAAACGATACGGTAGTTGTCGGCAACAGCGCCTCGTTCACCTCAGCCGCAAATGGCAATCCCGCTCCGACCGTGCAATGGCAGGTGAGTACGGATGGCGGTACGACATGGACCAATGTTCCCGGTGCAACCGGTACAACTTATTCATTCGTCGCGTCGATAACTGAAAACGGCTACGAGTACAGGGCGGTCTTCACCAACGGCGTTTCGTCTGCAACATCGAACCCTGCGTTGCTTGTCGTCAAAGATAATTCGCTCGCGGTAGAAGTCTCTTCGTTCAAAGCCGCGGCGAGCTACAGCTCTGTTGCATTGACATGGCAGACCCAGTCGGAAGTCGACAACGCGGGATTCAACATCCTTCGTGCAGATTCCGGGACAAACGGATTTAAATTGATTGCCGGTTTCATTACGAATAACGGCTTAAGAGGTATAGGTACGAGCAGCACGGGGAAGGTTTATAACTTCACAGATGACCATGTAACGGCCGGTTCCACATACGAGTACGAGATTCAGGGCGTTTCCACGAGCGGCGCGGCAAAAAATATAGATACGCTTACGGTTAGTGTAGCAATCCCGAAGGATTTCGCGCTCTACCAGAACTATCCAAACCCGTTCAATCCATCGACCACGATCAGGTTCGACTTGAAAGAACAATCGACGGTGGCTCTGGATATCTATAACGTACTTGGACAAAGGGTACTTGAGAACAATTACGGAGCGATGAACGCCGGAAGATTCAACGAGGTGGTGAATATGGACAGGTTCGCAAGCGGAGTGTACTTCTACAGAATCGCTGCCATCGGTAATAATGGACAAAAGTTTGTTTCGATAAAGAAGCTGGTGTTGATGAAGTGA
- a CDS encoding tail fiber protein: MADPYLGEIRMFAGNFAPVNWATCDGQLLPISQNTALFSLLGTNFGGNGTSIFQLPNLKGSAPLCAGAGIGLTERFVGETGGVESVTIDSATMPAHNHAVLGVGGGGDKTTPIGNTWAEILHGRTAENLYTDDTASLVQLGKSGTQIVSSVGGSLPHENRQPYLAVTFIICLSGIFPQRP, translated from the coding sequence ATGGCAGATCCATATTTAGGTGAGATAAGAATGTTCGCTGGAAACTTCGCGCCGGTGAATTGGGCGACGTGCGACGGACAGCTCTTGCCTATCAGTCAAAACACCGCTCTATTCTCACTTCTCGGTACAAATTTCGGAGGGAACGGCACTTCAATTTTCCAACTTCCTAATTTGAAGGGGAGTGCGCCGTTGTGCGCCGGGGCCGGAATCGGATTGACTGAAAGATTTGTCGGCGAAACGGGCGGGGTGGAATCGGTGACGATTGATTCTGCAACGATGCCTGCTCACAACCACGCGGTGCTCGGTGTTGGCGGCGGTGGAGATAAAACGACTCCCATAGGGAACACATGGGCTGAGATTCTTCACGGAAGGACTGCAGAGAATTTATACACGGATGACACTGCGTCTCTCGTCCAACTCGGGAAATCAGGAACGCAAATCGTCTCCTCCGTTGGCGGCAGCCTGCCCCACGAAAACAGGCAGCCTTATCTCGCAGTGACCTTCATTATCTGCCTAAGTGGGATATTTCCCCAACGCCCATGA
- a CDS encoding tail fiber protein — MASPYLGEIRIVSFGFAPRGWAQCNGQTMAISQNQALFAILGTFFGGNGVSTFALPNLQGLVPYHVGTNNFGTNYSIGQVGGVASVALTSQQIPSHTHFMRGSSASPNKGQVASNLWATQTANAYDPNPTGNMNGSAIGTIGGQPHTNMSPFLTLNFVIALNGIFPSRN, encoded by the coding sequence ATGGCATCACCTTATCTCGGAGAAATTAGAATCGTTAGCTTCGGTTTTGCACCGAGGGGTTGGGCGCAATGCAACGGTCAGACGATGGCGATCAGCCAGAACCAGGCTTTGTTCGCAATACTCGGCACGTTTTTCGGAGGCAATGGCGTAAGTACATTTGCGCTTCCAAACCTTCAAGGCCTCGTCCCATATCATGTTGGTACAAATAATTTTGGGACAAACTATTCAATCGGGCAGGTTGGCGGAGTGGCAAGTGTTGCACTTACATCCCAGCAGATACCGAGTCACACGCACTTCATGAGGGGAAGCTCGGCAAGTCCCAACAAAGGGCAGGTGGCGAGCAACTTGTGGGCGACTCAGACAGCCAACGCGTATGATCCAAATCCCACAGGCAACATGAACGGATCGGCGATCGGAACGATTGGCGGCCAGCCGCACACAAACATGTCGCCTTTCTTAACTCTCAACTTCGTTATCGCGCTTAACGGGATCTTCCCGTCTCGCAACTAA
- a CDS encoding tail fiber protein, producing MATPYLGEIRMVGFNFAPVGWALCDGSTLNISENDALYSLIGTTYGGNGQTTFNLPDLRGRVPIHMGRDQPGNVYVLGQNGGVEAVPLTANQVGAHNHTLMASDNKASQPTVSGNVWAVATETVYTDRPGNAAMNPAAMTLSGQSLPHENMIPFQVVNFIIALQGTYPTQQ from the coding sequence ATGGCAACTCCCTACTTAGGGGAAATAAGAATGGTCGGATTCAATTTTGCACCGGTTGGTTGGGCCTTATGCGATGGATCTACGCTGAACATATCGGAAAACGATGCACTCTACAGTCTGATCGGCACCACATACGGCGGCAACGGTCAAACCACTTTCAACCTGCCGGACTTGCGGGGCCGCGTTCCAATTCATATGGGGAGAGATCAACCTGGAAATGTTTATGTTCTGGGGCAGAACGGTGGAGTGGAAGCTGTTCCCTTGACGGCAAACCAGGTCGGCGCGCACAACCACACGCTTATGGCGAGTGACAATAAGGCGAGTCAGCCAACTGTGTCCGGCAACGTGTGGGCGGTCGCGACAGAGACTGTGTACACCGACAGGCCGGGAAATGCAGCAATGAATCCTGCTGCAATGACATTAAGTGGGCAGAGTCTGCCTCACGAAAACATGATTCCGTTCCAGGTAGTGAATTTCATAATAGCACTGCAAGGGACATATCCCACACAACAGTAG
- a CDS encoding GNAT family N-acetyltransferase → MEKNLESLDTPNLSVSELLPRLSVTLRDARGEDGEFLFQLFSSTREEELAAVPWTEEEKEVFLRMQFDAQTRHYSAAFPHMDYKIILVDDNRAGRVLTTRLPGDLHVIDIAISPSCRNLGIGTMLIRKLKSDAERENLVLSLYVEVYNRARILYERLGFVEVSTDNIYTRMEYRPGKILQDEIHSESNMSRRETEITR, encoded by the coding sequence TTGGAGAAGAACTTAGAGTCATTGGATACACCGAACTTATCTGTTTCAGAACTCTTGCCTCGCTTAAGTGTAACCTTGCGAGACGCGAGGGGGGAGGATGGCGAATTTCTATTTCAACTCTTTTCCAGTACTCGCGAAGAGGAACTTGCCGCCGTCCCCTGGACGGAGGAGGAGAAAGAAGTTTTTCTTCGGATGCAGTTCGACGCACAAACCAGGCACTACTCAGCCGCGTTCCCCCATATGGACTACAAGATTATTCTCGTCGACGACAATCGCGCCGGGAGGGTCCTGACCACCAGGCTTCCGGGGGATTTGCATGTAATCGATATCGCGATATCTCCTTCCTGCAGGAATCTCGGGATCGGGACAATGCTGATACGAAAACTCAAGTCCGATGCCGAGAGAGAAAACCTGGTACTCTCACTTTACGTTGAAGTCTACAACCGGGCGCGAATCTTGTATGAGCGGCTCGGTTTCGTCGAGGTGAGTACGGATAACATTTATACGAGGATGGAGTATCGCCCGGGTAAAATACTTCAAGATGAAATTCACTCGGAATCAAACATGTCAAGACGAGAGACAGAAATCACAAGGTGA